Within the Populus trichocarpa isolate Nisqually-1 chromosome 14, P.trichocarpa_v4.1, whole genome shotgun sequence genome, the region CAAAGAGTTTAACAGGTGGCCAGGTAGGGGCTTTCATGCACTGATTGGTTTGAAACTATTTAAGGAGTTGTCTTCTtgaatttcattgtttgttATGTGCAGAGACAATGGTGGGAGTTTAAGTCAAAGCACATGGAtaaggttttgtttttcaaggtaTGTACATAAGTCAGATGGATTTCATACATTCATCAAATCTCTCTTTACTGGGTTCTgccaaataataattatatcattcaTGCTGGTGCAGATGGGCAAATTTTATGAGCTCTTTGAAATGGATGCCCATGTAGGAGCTAAAGAACTAGATTTGCAATACATGAAGGTAGGATTGATTAAGTGCTAACGATCATGAATACTATCTTTTGGACTCTGCTGTCTTTGTTGACTCTTTCTCAATGCAATCATTTGATCAGAAGGCATCAAAATTGGCCTGAGGCATTTGTCTTCTATTCTTGGTTACGTATTTTggaatttatttgtttctttggattttgactCAAGTTATTATATGATTCCTTCTTGGATGCTCAGGGAGAACAACCTCACTGTGGCTTTCCAGAGAAGAACTTCTCTTTGAATGTGGAGAAATTGGCTAGAAAGGTTGGCCTCTActtattttctactttttttatttagcctcATTTGTTTCTCCAATGAAATTTAACAAGCTGCCTTGAAGAGCAGGGTTATCGAGTTCTTGTTGCAGAGCAGACAGAAACACCTGAACAGTTAGAGCTTCGTCACAAAGAGAAAGGTTCTAAAGACAAGGTCTGAATTTATTTCACGTCCCTGAAATGATTTCAATTTTTACCTGGGAATATCATCTTCCTCTGTTATTCTGCATTTGATTGAGCGGACTGCTCtgttatttgttgatgatcaacCTGCAGTCATTTTAGGACCATGTTTAAATCAGATTCAGAAATCACTTGAAACTTAGGCTAGATGTTAACACTAATCACATGTTGGATTACttgtcttaataattttttttacgatGTTTTAGGCATTCTCTTGTTAGTTTCTTTCATCCCAAGTTTCAACAATTATTTCCCGTTTGTTTAGGTTGTAAAACGTGAAATATGTGCGGTGATTACAAAAGGAACACTAACTGAGGGGGAGTTCCTTTCTGCAAATCCTGATGCTTCTTATTTAATGGCACTGACTGAAAGTCGCTAGAGTTTGGCAAACCAAGGTCTTGAGCGGATTTTTGGTGTTTGTGTTGTTGATGTCACTACTAGCAGAATCATTCTTGGACaggtttgttgatttttatcaGATTCTATTGTGTATTAGTTGATGAGATTGTTTTTTGAGGCTTTGTTGATAATTCCATTGTGTCATCTGTTTTGCTAATATCTTTTATTGTCAATTCCCTTTTCAAGTTTGGAGATGATGCTGAATGCAGTTCATTGTGCTGTCTATTATCTGAGCTGAGGCACGTAGAAATTGTAAAACCTGCTAAAATGCTTAGCTCCGAAACTGAGAGAGTAATGGTGAGACATACTAGAAATCCCTTGGTCAATGAGTTGGCTCCCCTCTCAGAATTCTGGGACGCGGATAAAACTGTTCAGGAAGTCAAAACTATCTACAAGCGTATTGGTGATCTTTCAGCTTCTGGACCCTTAAATAAAACAGATTTGGATACAACTAACCTTAATGTTGGAGAATATAGGCCAAGCTGCCTGCCCAGCATTTTGTCAGAGTTTGTCAATAAAGGAGAAAATGGAAGCCTTGCTCTCTCAGCTCTTGGAGGCGCTCTCTATTATCTAAAACAGGCATTTTTGGATGAGACATTGCTTagatttgcaaaatttgattccCTTCCTTGCTCTGATTTCTGTGAGGTTGCTAAGAAACCATACATGATTCTCGATGCTGCTGCCCTGGAGAACCTTGAGATTTTTGAGAACAGCAGAAACGGAGACACTTCAGGGTAAGGGTGTCATATGCTCTTAAaaatgccaatttttttttctcctgaaAGTTGTTTGAGGTATTTTGTTATCTATGAAGGACGCTGTATGCGCAATTGAATCATTGTGTGACGGCATTTGGAAAGAGGTTGCTTAAAACATGGCTAGCAAGACCATTATACCATTTGGAATCAATTAAAGATTGCCAGGATGCTGTAGCAGGTCTGCGGGTAAGTTTCCAGTAGGTATTCATTTTCTAGCACGAGATGTTTTGCTGGgtgaactttatatatatataattggaatTTTAGACCTTGGTGAACAATTCCAAAGCCTCTAATGCTTGAACTAAAAGTTGCAGTTTATggattgatgatttattttgaggAAAGTGTCAATTAGCTATCATATGCCAGTTTTTCCATTTGAAAATTAACGGGCTGTGTATTAATGAAAAACCGAAAACAGTATTACTGTTTTGATTCCCAAATAAATATGGGGCTACTATCTTTGGCATGGTTCATTGCCTTTTCTCTTTCCATTTTCTTGTtcctagtttttcaaaaaaatggaTTTCTTAAGGTCTTCCTCGTTTGCAAAACTTGAAATCTCGGGCTTGCAGCTATGACGTTGCAGGTTCAAGGCTTGAGAGCAGCCACTTCTAGCAAAATTGCAGAAGGGCAGGACTGTTTTGAAATGGTCCCTTCAAAGTTTATACTTTGATGGGACCATAAATATCTTTTGGTTTTCAAAGTCCAAGGAGTATAGAGTGCTTTTCTCCTATGATTAAGTGCTCtcataatttttcaagttttatttttgagcTGAATATTTTGATCTCTTCAATTTTCTGCCTGATAGTtgcatttcttttatatttttcgtTCTCTAACCAGCTAATTGCTGTTCGAGTTTGCATTCTGATATCGTAGCTAACTTTCAGGGGGTAAATCAACCCATGATGGTTGAATTTCAAAAGGTGTTGTCCAGGCTTCCAGACATTGAGCAGCTGCTTGCACGCATATTTTCTACCAGGTAAGGATAAGAAGGAATTAAGCATGCATCAAATGTATTTTTCTAGCATTATGCAAGTACTGAGCTTCATGTAAATATGTTTATTgtgcattatttttattgaaaaacagCGAAGCCAATGGaagaaa harbors:
- the LOC112326167 gene encoding DNA mismatch repair protein MSH6-like isoform X1; its protein translation is MLSSETERVMVRHTRNPLVNELAPLSEFWDADKTVQEVKTIYKRIGDLSASGPLNKTDLDTTNLNVGEYRPSCLPSILSEFVNKGENGSLALSALGGALYYLKQAFLDETLLRFAKFDSLPCSDFCEVAKKPYMILDAAALENLEIFENSRNGDTSGTLYAQLNHCVTAFGKRLLKTWLARPLYHLESIKDCQDAVAGLRGVNQPMMVEFQKVLSRLPDIEQLLARIFSTR
- the LOC112326167 gene encoding DNA mismatch repair protein MSH6-like isoform X2 produces the protein MTDASERFSTREAEKFPFLGRERRDAKRRRPGDVDYDPRTLYLPAEFAKSLTGGQRQWWEFKSKHMDKVLFFKMGKFYELFEMDAHVGAKELDLQYMKGEQPHCGFPEKNFSLNVEKLARKGYRVLVAEQTETPEQLELRHKEKGSKDKVVKREICAVITKGTLTEGEFLSANPDASYLMALTESR